A portion of the Pseudomonas synxantha BG33R genome contains these proteins:
- the cysW gene encoding sulfate ABC transporter permease subunit CysW, translating into MSQSSISAASSANAARRGSATSRRILIGLGWLVFALFLLLPLVIVVSQGLKNGLGSFFTAILEPDALSALKLTVIAVLISVPLNLVFGVSAAWCVSKYSFRGKSILVTLIDLPFSVSPVIAGLVYVLMFGAQGFFGPWLQEHDIQIVFALPGIVLATIFVTVPFVARELIPLMQEQGTQEEEAARLLGANGWQMFWHVTVPNIKWGLIYGVVLCTARAMGEFGAVSVVSGHIRGVTNTLPLHVEILYNEYNHVAAFAVASLLLILALFILLLKQWSENRINRLRNSAGEE; encoded by the coding sequence ATGTCCCAATCGTCTATTTCCGCCGCGTCCTCGGCCAACGCTGCCCGCCGTGGCAGCGCGACGTCGCGACGTATCCTGATCGGCCTTGGCTGGCTGGTGTTCGCCCTGTTCCTGCTGTTGCCGCTGGTGATCGTGGTGTCCCAGGGCCTGAAGAATGGCCTCGGTTCGTTCTTCACTGCGATCCTTGAGCCGGACGCGCTGTCGGCGCTGAAACTCACGGTGATCGCCGTGTTGATTTCGGTGCCGCTCAACCTGGTGTTCGGCGTCAGCGCGGCCTGGTGCGTAAGCAAGTATTCGTTCCGTGGCAAAAGCATCCTGGTCACGTTGATCGACCTGCCGTTCTCGGTTTCACCGGTGATTGCGGGCCTGGTCTACGTGCTGATGTTCGGCGCCCAGGGCTTCTTCGGCCCATGGTTGCAAGAGCATGACATCCAGATCGTGTTCGCCTTGCCCGGCATCGTGCTGGCGACCATCTTCGTTACTGTGCCGTTCGTGGCCCGGGAATTGATCCCGCTGATGCAGGAGCAAGGCACCCAGGAAGAAGAGGCCGCGCGCCTGCTGGGCGCCAATGGCTGGCAGATGTTCTGGCATGTCACCGTGCCGAACATCAAATGGGGCCTGATCTACGGCGTGGTGCTGTGCACGGCGCGGGCCATGGGCGAGTTCGGCGCGGTGTCGGTGGTGTCCGGGCACATTCGCGGCGTCACCAACACCCTGCCGCTGCACGTCGAGATCCTCTACAACGAATACAACCATGTTGCCGCGTTTGCGGTGGCCAGCCTGTTGCTGATCCTGGCGCTCTTCATCCTGCTGCTCAAGCAGTGGAGCGAGAACCGAATCAACCGCCTGCGCAACAGCGCCGGTGAGGAATAA